A single genomic interval of Candidatus Dependentiae bacterium harbors:
- a CDS encoding glycosyltransferase — METIMLIGMFSENNAQYAYASSFARTFCILGFRVITFNNRHQFFSWIPKRFTNWLNNYLINQSLLKQVQKYKPSLLFLIKAENIFPTTLKTIKAKYNPTIVNFYPDNPFAVWNGNSTHHVLASLPFYDHFLIWSQMLIPVLYTAGCKKVHYFPFGFEEELFNQIPKIVDSEYQSEVCFVGTWEPGREEWLTNLLARLPHLNLAIWGDLWGKNISPKHILHTKIRGQALYGEKMLAATQGADIVLNFIREQNATAHNMRTFEVPASGAFLLTQRTYEQAVLLFTEDESIACFENLSELVDQVTFYLNNADRRKKIAQKGHEVVQQYTLKKQLSLFISSLERLT; from the coding sequence ATGGAAACCATAATGCTTATCGGCATGTTCAGCGAAAATAATGCTCAGTACGCCTATGCATCGTCATTTGCTCGAACATTTTGCATACTGGGTTTTCGTGTTATCACTTTTAATAATCGACATCAATTTTTTTCATGGATTCCTAAGCGGTTCACAAATTGGCTTAATAATTACCTCATTAATCAATCGCTGCTCAAGCAAGTTCAAAAATATAAACCAAGCTTATTGTTCTTGATCAAGGCCGAAAATATTTTTCCAACGACACTCAAAACCATCAAAGCAAAATATAACCCAACAATTGTTAATTTTTATCCAGATAATCCGTTTGCAGTATGGAATGGAAATTCAACACATCACGTACTTGCGTCATTACCATTCTATGATCATTTTCTTATCTGGTCCCAAATGCTCATTCCCGTGCTCTATACCGCAGGATGCAAAAAGGTCCACTACTTCCCATTCGGATTTGAAGAAGAACTTTTTAATCAAATTCCTAAAATAGTTGATTCTGAATATCAATCTGAGGTCTGCTTTGTAGGCACATGGGAACCTGGACGTGAAGAATGGCTTACCAACCTTCTTGCACGATTACCACATTTGAATCTTGCTATCTGGGGCGACTTATGGGGAAAAAACATATCACCTAAACATATCTTGCATACAAAAATACGTGGCCAAGCACTTTATGGAGAAAAAATGTTAGCTGCAACACAAGGAGCTGATATCGTTCTCAATTTCATTCGCGAACAAAATGCAACAGCACACAACATGCGCACCTTCGAAGTGCCGGCAAGTGGTGCATTTTTACTGACACAACGTACATACGAACAAGCTGTATTATTGTTTACAGAAGATGAATCCATCGCTTGTTTTGAAAACTTAAGCGAACTAGTAGATCAAGTAACATTTTATTTAAATAATGCTGATCGACGAAAAAAAATTGCACAAAAAGGACATGAAGTCGTTCAGCAATACACCTTAAAAAAACAACTCTCTCTCTTTATATCTTCTCTTGAAAGGTTAACGTGA
- a CDS encoding nucleotidyltransferase domain-containing protein has product MKNQTVTRFKDELLKIIHKHLPGCQVYLFGSRARASHQEGADMDIALDTGEKIDFRILFKIKDEIEETTIPVFVDIIDLNSVSNSFKNEIKQDMIPWQNLK; this is encoded by the coding sequence ATGAAAAACCAAACGGTTACACGTTTTAAAGATGAGTTGCTTAAAATTATTCATAAGCACCTTCCCGGATGCCAAGTCTATCTCTTTGGTTCTCGCGCACGAGCAAGCCACCAAGAAGGTGCCGACATGGATATTGCTCTTGATACTGGAGAAAAAATAGATTTCAGAATACTCTTCAAAATCAAAGATGAAATAGAAGAAACCACTATTCCAGTATTTGTTGATATCATCGATCTCAATTCAGTCTCTAACAGCTTTAAAAATGAGATAAAGCAGGATATGATCCCATGGCAAAACTTGAAATAA
- a CDS encoding methyltransferase domain-containing protein produces the protein MINPEQKPQLNSQITRQDRDKKLSDVKLSYLKKYLQQYDILDVGAGRCYYSDWIAEHYPAAHITALDHIPLDVSNLPKEISYHVTDLEKPLYLADKTFNSILAFDIIEHISHEEQLVLDLFRLCKPGGVLIGSVPHDNDKFLPAYNLTFNHRRDMTHKRYYIPETLRQALTRAGFSDITIELQGGASPHVIAEFFPQASQLLVKKCIGLLRKIGIINTKILASDLFFVAHKAL, from the coding sequence GTGATTAATCCGGAACAAAAACCACAACTGAATTCTCAGATCACTCGGCAAGATCGTGATAAAAAACTTTCAGATGTAAAGCTCTCATACCTTAAAAAATACCTTCAACAATATGATATCCTTGATGTAGGTGCTGGCCGTTGTTACTATAGCGATTGGATAGCTGAACATTATCCGGCAGCTCACATTACAGCACTTGATCACATTCCACTTGATGTAAGCAACCTGCCAAAAGAAATCTCCTATCACGTTACAGATCTTGAAAAGCCTCTTTATCTTGCCGATAAAACATTTAACTCAATTCTTGCTTTTGACATCATAGAACACATTTCACACGAAGAGCAGCTCGTTTTAGATCTTTTTAGACTGTGCAAACCAGGAGGTGTTTTGATTGGCTCAGTCCCTCACGATAATGATAAATTTTTACCAGCGTATAATCTCACGTTTAACCATCGTCGTGACATGACGCATAAACGCTATTATATCCCTGAAACCCTACGCCAAGCACTTACACGTGCTGGTTTTTCAGATATTACCATCGAACTGCAAGGAGGAGCTTCGCCTCACGTTATTGCAGAATTTTTTCCTCAAGCATCGCAACTGCTTGTCAAAAAATGTATCGGACTTTTACGCAAGATTGGTATTATCAACACAAAAATTCTTGCCTCTGACCTTTTTTTCGTTGCACACAAGGCCCTTTGA
- a CDS encoding glycosyltransferase family 4 protein, producing MKVTVAAGGRFHALHLAAQLVKRNCLEKLITFSYTSTDKKVIPENLVAQSKLCNFIDQSYCRLRLGRIIQPSTLNVFKDNLFDRFIAKQLRSSKPIDLFVGWAHYVLNSIPLIKKKSGHLIIESGSCHILEQQEILQTAYTELGLLYPPIHPANAAKMVKEYELADYIVTPSSFARASFIKHGVAAEKIIVVPCGVDTQFFRIENKIEPAKFTVIFVGLLSVRKGVHHLLEAWQKLALPESQAQLILVGSLQKDLYQLLPNYKLANNVIINGPTDKHSLKKLYTQSSVLVLPSLEDGFGMVIGEAMASGLPVITTTHCAGPDLIEAGKNGFVVPAANSNALAEKISWCYHNRTTTHEMGKDAQQKSSQLSWDIYGNTIYEVYQKIVGEE from the coding sequence ATGAAGGTTACCGTTGCCGCAGGCGGACGATTTCACGCGCTTCACCTTGCAGCACAACTGGTTAAGCGTAATTGCCTAGAAAAGCTGATAACGTTTAGCTACACATCAACCGATAAGAAAGTTATCCCAGAAAATCTGGTAGCTCAAAGCAAGCTCTGCAACTTTATTGATCAAAGTTATTGTCGACTCAGACTTGGACGCATCATACAACCTTCAACGCTCAATGTTTTTAAAGATAATTTATTTGACCGCTTTATCGCCAAACAACTCCGCTCAAGCAAGCCGATTGATCTTTTTGTTGGATGGGCCCACTACGTTTTGAACAGCATTCCACTCATTAAAAAAAAGTCGGGACACTTAATTATCGAATCTGGGTCGTGCCACATTCTTGAACAACAAGAAATTTTGCAAACGGCATACACAGAGCTTGGGCTTTTGTATCCTCCCATTCATCCAGCAAATGCCGCTAAAATGGTCAAAGAATATGAGCTAGCAGACTACATTGTTACGCCATCTTCGTTTGCACGTGCAAGTTTTATCAAGCACGGCGTAGCTGCAGAAAAAATTATTGTCGTCCCTTGCGGTGTTGATACGCAGTTTTTTAGAATCGAAAATAAAATTGAACCTGCAAAGTTTACGGTCATTTTTGTTGGCCTTCTGAGCGTACGCAAAGGTGTTCATCACTTGCTTGAAGCATGGCAAAAGCTTGCACTGCCAGAATCGCAGGCTCAACTTATTCTTGTAGGCTCACTTCAAAAAGATTTATATCAACTACTACCCAACTACAAGTTGGCAAACAATGTCATTATAAACGGACCAACCGACAAGCACAGTTTAAAAAAACTATATACTCAATCCAGTGTGCTTGTGCTTCCCTCGCTGGAAGATGGCTTTGGCATGGTTATTGGTGAAGCAATGGCAAGCGGATTACCGGTCATTACCACAACACATTGCGCCGGACCGGATTTGATTGAAGCTGGCAAAAATGGATTTGTTGTACCAGCTGCAAACAGCAATGCACTCGCTGAAAAAATTTCTTGGTGTTATCATAATCGTACAACTACACATGAAATGGGAAAAGATGCCCAACAAAAGAGCTCTCAGCTCAGCTGGGACATCTATGGAAACACCATTTATGAGGTCTACCAAAAAATTGTGGGTGAAGAATGA
- a CDS encoding nucleotidyltransferase substrate binding protein translates to MAKLEIKYQELIKALESLDRAIELFKRASVKREQMLLRSLDEDLAELYGYDEIIKSFRDSLIQRFEYSVDSFWKQIKDYLEIVLGEQLEMKGPKHIVRAAGKDGILSEEEVTQALEMLNHRNLTSHMYREEIAQEISAIIDRYHQLMVRVTQKIKP, encoded by the coding sequence ATGGCAAAACTTGAAATAAAATATCAAGAACTTATCAAGGCTCTTGAATCACTCGACAGAGCAATTGAACTATTTAAGCGAGCTTCTGTGAAGAGGGAACAGATGCTACTCAGATCTCTTGATGAAGATCTTGCAGAGCTATACGGATATGATGAGATCATAAAAAGCTTTAGAGATTCGCTCATCCAGCGTTTTGAATACTCCGTTGATTCTTTTTGGAAACAAATCAAAGATTATTTAGAAATTGTTCTAGGAGAACAACTTGAAATGAAAGGACCTAAGCACATTGTTAGGGCTGCTGGAAAAGATGGTATTTTAAGCGAAGAAGAAGTAACTCAAGCCCTTGAAATGCTTAATCATAGAAACCTTACATCTCATATGTATCGTGAAGAAATTGCTCAAGAAATCAGTGCAATAATCGATAGATACCATCAACTTATGGTGCGTGTCACTCAAAAAATAAAACCTTAA
- a CDS encoding glycosyltransferase family 4 protein: protein MKVLIISHTYISAINRDKWKVLAQRHPDITLTVVFPTQWENILFSYDIKQPELDQEKMSNCSFLAIPAYNIGNEVRYCYHTKKLLTLLKDCKPDLVHVEQGATALSFAQVILCCKFLRLKPRFTFFTWINWRPQKSLGDLVFWNFVRRWNLRNVHGGFTGNHDAAKILQEDGFTKPICVLPQLGISLKKFHPAPPTEKNNSKRIGYVGRLVPEKGVHLLLKAFDQVSRSHPDWELVFVGRGPEQAMLHESIHDLGLSKRVTIINPVPHEEVANLMRSFSLFVLPPCDTPGWKEQFGHVLIEAMACGIPILASNAGEIPNVVGDAGIIFEQKNLEDLTQKLAHLIKDSALRETLAQAGLKRVEKFYSHEAIADATYNFWKTINSLG, encoded by the coding sequence ATGAAAGTTTTGATCATCAGCCATACCTATATCTCTGCAATAAATCGAGATAAGTGGAAAGTTCTTGCACAAAGACATCCAGATATTACATTGACGGTTGTCTTCCCAACACAATGGGAAAATATCTTGTTTTCATATGACATCAAACAACCCGAACTCGACCAAGAAAAGATGAGCAATTGCTCATTTCTTGCAATTCCAGCATACAACATTGGAAATGAAGTTCGCTACTGTTATCACACAAAAAAGCTTTTAACTCTCTTAAAAGATTGTAAGCCAGATTTAGTGCATGTTGAACAGGGAGCAACAGCGCTCAGCTTTGCTCAAGTCATCCTGTGTTGCAAGTTTTTACGCCTCAAACCCCGATTTACCTTTTTTACCTGGATTAACTGGCGTCCCCAAAAAAGTTTGGGTGACCTTGTATTCTGGAATTTTGTCAGACGCTGGAATCTGCGTAACGTGCACGGTGGCTTTACCGGAAATCATGACGCTGCAAAAATCTTACAAGAAGATGGTTTTACCAAACCAATATGCGTACTTCCGCAACTGGGCATCAGTTTAAAAAAATTTCATCCAGCACCACCAACGGAAAAAAATAACTCAAAGCGGATTGGTTACGTTGGTCGTTTGGTACCTGAAAAAGGGGTACACCTGTTACTGAAGGCATTTGACCAAGTTTCTCGGTCACATCCAGACTGGGAACTCGTGTTTGTTGGTAGAGGTCCAGAGCAAGCAATGCTTCATGAATCAATTCATGATTTAGGTCTTTCCAAGCGTGTTACGATTATCAACCCTGTTCCACATGAGGAAGTAGCAAATCTCATGCGCTCATTCTCGCTGTTTGTACTTCCACCATGCGATACACCGGGATGGAAAGAACAATTTGGCCATGTACTTATTGAGGCGATGGCATGCGGAATTCCAATTCTTGCAAGTAATGCGGGAGAGATCCCCAATGTTGTTGGTGATGCTGGTATAATTTTTGAACAGAAAAATCTTGAGGATTTAACACAAAAATTAGCGCACCTCATCAAAGATTCTGCACTTAGAGAAACACTAGCTCAAGCAGGGCTCAAGCGTGTTGAAAAATTTTATTCGCATGAAGCAATTGCGGATGCAACGTATAATTTCTGGAAAACGATAAATTCGCTGGGTTAA
- a CDS encoding glycosyltransferase, whose protein sequence is MKLPTQKPKIAILSIRNTYDYGGVLTSLKIIYKFCSTYFEPTVFFLGFDKEIAASLRSFKFVSTTQPLTYFGMNCIEIGARWAFWEPGHYKFTSAEWKKQLEGFDYFFAVSGTCIAAHPLIQLDKNFAMWVSTPYDDDRSERVKKLTGVYSLLDKIASPFMHRIEKKVLARSTFIFALSNYSKVQFERILGKPRQNMVLCGFPMDPKIKELRTPPTEHVIIAVGRFSDPRKNIDMLMRAFERIFTTLPSSKLYVIGQKPSDEKLRSCAQQYKSFKSITFTGQVSQADLNKLYRNASLMLITSHQEGLGIVGLEALSHGIPIVATNCGGPRDYVIENHTGYLASIDNDTCMAQKAIKILKNPELHAKMMRNAVQFIAENLATEKIHSIFKHGLTTTYPSLESWFATCDQQMSQKIHGAQKDPDAQTYPQSKSQKTTSPEQSV, encoded by the coding sequence ATGAAGTTGCCTACCCAAAAACCTAAAATTGCTATTTTATCAATTCGTAATACTTATGATTACGGCGGAGTTCTGACCTCGCTTAAAATTATTTATAAATTTTGTTCAACATATTTTGAACCAACTGTTTTTTTTCTTGGATTTGATAAAGAAATTGCCGCAAGTTTACGTTCATTTAAATTTGTTTCTACCACCCAACCACTCACCTACTTTGGGATGAATTGTATTGAAATTGGTGCTCGGTGGGCATTTTGGGAACCAGGTCATTATAAATTTACAAGCGCGGAATGGAAAAAGCAGTTAGAAGGTTTTGACTATTTTTTTGCGGTAAGTGGAACTTGTATTGCTGCTCATCCCCTGATTCAACTTGATAAAAATTTTGCGATGTGGGTCTCAACGCCCTATGATGATGACCGCTCTGAGCGGGTCAAAAAGCTCACGGGGGTTTATTCATTACTCGATAAAATAGCCTCTCCTTTTATGCATAGAATTGAAAAAAAAGTTCTTGCTCGATCAACATTTATTTTTGCCTTGAGCAATTACTCAAAAGTTCAATTTGAACGGATTCTTGGAAAACCACGCCAAAATATGGTGCTCTGCGGGTTTCCCATGGATCCAAAAATAAAAGAGCTGCGAACACCGCCAACTGAACATGTTATTATCGCAGTTGGACGATTTAGTGATCCACGAAAAAATATTGATATGCTCATGCGAGCCTTCGAAAGAATTTTCACGACACTTCCGAGCTCAAAACTCTATGTGATTGGACAAAAGCCAAGTGATGAAAAATTACGCTCATGCGCACAACAATACAAAAGCTTTAAAAGTATCACGTTTACAGGGCAAGTAAGCCAAGCCGATCTCAACAAGTTATATCGCAACGCATCACTCATGCTTATTACCTCTCATCAAGAAGGACTTGGGATTGTAGGACTTGAGGCGCTTTCGCACGGAATTCCAATTGTTGCAACCAACTGCGGCGGTCCTCGTGATTACGTTATCGAAAACCATACCGGCTACTTGGCGTCAATTGACAATGATACCTGTATGGCACAAAAGGCGATTAAGATTTTAAAAAATCCAGAGCTCCATGCAAAAATGATGCGGAACGCTGTTCAATTTATTGCAGAAAATTTAGCAACTGAAAAGATTCATTCCATTTTCAAGCATGGCCTGACAACAACGTATCCCTCTCTTGAATCATGGTTTGCAACGTGCGATCAACAAATGAGTCAAAAGATTCATGGTGCTCAAAAAGATCCTGACGCTCAAACATACCCGCAAAGCAAGTCTCAAAAAACAACCTCTCCTGAGCAAAGCGTTTAG
- a CDS encoding oligosaccharide flippase family protein — protein MSNELRAKVVKNFISLSLGQYGGMLCNIGFSIWLSRLLAPRDFGLLAITLFYLTFFNWFVEWGWEQGFMAHKEIPLNTAASTHFWIRCTLGLLPLLTFSVAYPMLRIICTSDKITLLLMLAAIYWLEKIGLTYRTILEKNYQLHTLAGLEFCTVVSSYIVAIIAALNGLGIYSLVLQRLVEKGLISLAYFLVSPWKIGFDFDLNVAKTFFKTFGIATWLGGIFSLTIYDFMSFLIGMLSTTDQAGFYTKAFSMATFPVMLTGIFGRLTVPLYTQYQFNVPEIRNIFVKTQAIKMILLFPIQFLMAFYAHIWIPLLIGSQWVPMVPVYQVMTVYGIARAFFDDVPAVYLYGFKNPWMLTRNQILQSVVIVTLGPLLVYFFQAFGGAIAISCMLVIAATLFWKNICTTLECKTSNFMEFFIALPALTKSYLTELILKPKT, from the coding sequence ATGAGTAATGAACTTCGAGCAAAAGTTGTTAAAAACTTTATCTCACTCAGCCTTGGTCAGTACGGCGGCATGCTTTGTAATATAGGTTTTTCTATTTGGTTATCAAGACTTCTTGCTCCACGTGATTTTGGACTTTTGGCGATCACACTTTTTTATCTAACATTTTTTAACTGGTTTGTTGAATGGGGCTGGGAACAGGGATTTATGGCGCACAAAGAGATCCCGCTCAACACTGCAGCAAGCACACATTTTTGGATTCGCTGCACACTTGGGCTTCTTCCTCTTTTAACTTTTTCAGTTGCTTACCCAATGCTTAGAATTATTTGTACGAGCGATAAAATTACGCTTTTATTAATGCTTGCAGCGATCTATTGGCTTGAAAAAATTGGGCTTACCTATCGCACAATTCTAGAAAAAAATTATCAACTTCACACACTTGCAGGGCTTGAGTTTTGCACCGTAGTAAGTAGCTACATTGTTGCAATTATTGCAGCACTTAATGGACTTGGCATCTACAGCTTAGTTCTTCAGCGTCTTGTTGAAAAAGGGCTTATTTCACTTGCCTATTTTTTGGTCAGCCCTTGGAAAATTGGTTTTGATTTTGATTTAAATGTTGCGAAAACTTTTTTCAAAACATTTGGTATTGCAACCTGGCTTGGTGGCATTTTTAGCTTAACAATCTACGACTTCATGTCGTTTCTCATAGGCATGCTCAGCACAACAGATCAGGCAGGCTTTTACACAAAAGCATTTTCAATGGCAACATTTCCCGTCATGCTCACCGGAATTTTTGGACGGCTCACGGTACCGCTCTACACACAATACCAATTTAATGTTCCAGAAATACGGAATATATTTGTTAAAACTCAAGCAATAAAAATGATTCTTCTTTTTCCCATACAATTTCTTATGGCCTTTTACGCACATATTTGGATTCCTCTCCTCATAGGAAGTCAATGGGTTCCTATGGTACCGGTCTATCAAGTAATGACCGTTTATGGCATTGCACGAGCATTTTTTGATGATGTACCAGCGGTATATTTATACGGATTTAAAAACCCTTGGATGCTCACCAGAAACCAAATACTACAATCAGTTGTGATTGTCACGTTAGGACCTCTTTTGGTTTATTTTTTTCAAGCATTTGGAGGAGCAATAGCCATCAGTTGCATGCTTGTTATTGCTGCAACCCTTTTCTGGAAAAATATCTGCACAACACTTGAATGCAAGACAAGTAATTTTATGGAATTTTTTATAGCCCTACCAGCACTTACAAAGTCGTATCTTACAGAACTTATTTTAAAACCAAAAACATAG